GCTAAGACTTGCATAGCTGGAGGCAAGTTTCTCCACATGAGGTGTGCTGCCCACATTGTCAACTTAATAGTTACAGATGGTCTAAAAGAAGTTGATACTTCAATCAAGCGTGTGCGTGCAGCTGTTAGATATGTCAGAAATAGCCCAAGTAGGTTGACTAAGTTCAAAGAATGTGCAGACCTTGAGAAGGTTAACACCAAGGCCTTCTTGATTCTTGATGTGAGCACTAGGTGGAACTCGACGTACTATATGTTGAAGGCTGCTGTTAGCTATGAGAAAGTTTTTGCAAGGTATGCAGATGAAGATCCTTACTTTGCAATTGATCTACTTACTGATAAAGGTAAGGAGAAGGGTGTTGGAGTTCCAGATGAGCAGGACTGGGAGAATGTCAAGAAGATGGCAGAATTTCTTGCTCATTTTGCGGATCTAACAACTCGTGTTTCTGCCTCATTGTATGTGACTGCTAATAGCTTTTTCCATGAGATTGGTGAGGTGAATATGTTAGTGAAAAGTTGGATGGAAAGTGGGGATGGTTTGCAAATTGCAATGGCAGAGAGGATGAAGGATAAGTCTGATAAATATTGGGGAAATTGGCATGAGCTCGATACCAGCAAAAAGGGGAAGGAAAAGGAGAACTTCAACTTGCTGATTTTCATTGCAACGGCACTTGATCCAAGGTAAAAAAATTACAAGTATTATAATCTACCATTCTTCATTAGGCAATGCTTTCTTATGTCGCCACAACACAAATTAAAGTTTAACTTTCTTGTTGTATCGCAGGTACAAGCTTACAGAATACACACAATTTGCCATTTTAGAAGTGTATGGAGAGGAGAAAGGGCCTAAGGTGTGGGCTGCAGTCAGTACGTGTCTTCGAGATTTGTTCGAGGAATATAGGATGATGTATGCTCCAAATGTTGCATCACCTCTAAGTAGTGCTTCTCAGGAAGTTGAATCAACTGGAGGGCGTGCAAGCATGATGAGATCCGTGATTGCCAAAAAAATGAGGCTGAACagtggtggtagcagcagcagcaagtcTGAGCTGGACAAGTTTCTTGCTGAGGAGCCTGAAGATGATGGCCCAAAATTTGACATATTAGATTGGTGGAAGGTTAACTCATCTAGGTTTCCTATATTGGCATGCTTGGCACGGGATGTTTTGGCAGTCCCCATCTCGACTGTTGCATCCGAGTCTGCGTTCTCTACTGGTGGGCGTATTCTCGATGAATTCAGATCTTCTCTGACTCCATTCATGGTTGAAGCCCTTGTGTGCACTCAGGATTGGCTTCGATATGGTACTCATGTCAGCATAGTAGAGAACACTGAAGAATTGACCAAGCTTGAACAAGGTAACCTGATTTAATTAATCTTGCATTATGTAATATGTGTTCATTTGCTGTTATATAATGCTTGCTTCCACCATTGTTGTTTTCAGAGTTAATTGCGGAATATAAGGAGAAAGTGAAGCTCCAAAGCAATGCCAAGCCTCCCACCACCGCAAAGCCTACTTAAGGATTGGTGAGCTTCCACTTCTGAGCTATAAGAATTCGTGTTGCTGCTTCAATTCAGATCGATATCGTAATATATTTATGTTTCTATCTATGGACTACTCAACTGAATTATTGTTCATATTCCCGATATTCTTTTTGGTTGGTTGCGGTTCTGAATAAACTACTGCTAGCCGCTGGAGCAGACGAAATAAAGCTTGAAGTTTAGAAGTTCGAAAATTGTAGCTATACTGCTACTGTACGCTGCCTGTTGCGTTTAATTTAGGTTCTAAATTTAAGTCTTGAGAACTAAGTGTGTGTGCCAGTCAAAATTTACCAGTTGTGTCCTGTTTTGAGACTCAATTCGTGTGTTTGCTAAACTACTATTGGATGGTAATTATATGATCATGTCATATCTGTGCTACGTCTGCAGCGTGCTGTTATATTTGGTCACTTGTTTGCTCTTCCTGATTGTTAAGCAAAGATGGGAAATGGATTTAGTTTTGGCAAGAAGGAACTGGAGAATCGTGTAGCGTTTCCTGCACTTATTAAATAATCAAGGTTGTTCGGTGTGCAGCGATTCCTGCCATTATTAAATGTTCAGGGCTGATCGATGTGCAAGTGCAAGTGTGCAACGATTCCTGCCATTATTAAATGTTCGGTCAGAACCGATGACCGGACCGAAATCTTAGTGCGGTCATTCATCGGTTTGTGCTCTTTCCATTGACCGATCGGTCAGCGATTTTGGACAACCGAAATTTTTGAAAGACCGAAGCACCGACCCGAACGGTTCGGGGGAACCGAACGCCCAGCCCTAGGCAAGCTATCGCTAGGGCACCATGGAGAAGGCGGCGGGGCgcccaagcaagaaggctcgcaGGACATCTGCCGACTCCGGCGGCCTAGCGGCGCTCGCCCTCCGCCTCTCCAACAAGTTCTCGGACAGCAAGGAGCACGAGGACCAGAACATCATGTTCTCGCCGCTGTCCATCTACACCGCCTTGGGCCTCCTGGCGGCCGGCGCTCGGGGCGACACCCTGGACGAGATCCTCGCCGTGCTCGGCGCGACGTCGCGGGACGAGGTCGCGGGGGTCATGCGACTAGTGTCCAAGCACGCCCTCGCCGCCGATGATCCGTCCGGTCCGCTGGTCATTACATCCGCGTGCAGCGTGTGGTGCCACAAAGATCTGCCGCTGAAGCCGGCCTACCGGAAGGCCGCCGTCAAGTACTACAAGGCGGACGCACGCGCCGTCGACTTTGTGAGGAAGGTCAGGACAATACTTCTTCGGCGATGCCATCGATCTGTATCATATGTTTGTGGCTTCCAAATTTCATGTTTCAACTTTCAACCCTGGTCGATCTGTCTCCTGATGCATGCAGCCGGAGGATGCGAGGAAGGAGATCAACAGGTGGGTCGCCAAGGCCACGAAGAAGCTCATTATAATTACCTCCGTCCTACCACGGGGCTCAGTGCACCGCGACACCAGGCTCGTGCTCACCAATGCCATCTACTTCAAGGGCAAGTGGGACAACGCCTTCAGCAAGAGCCGCACCAGAGACCACACGTTCCACCGCCTCGACGGCAGCACCGTCCAGGTGCCATTCATGGAGGGAAGCAGCCGCGACAAGTACTTCGTGGCCGACCGTGACGGGTTCAAGGTGCTCAAGCTCCCGTACAAGAAGGCGGCCAAGAGCGGCGGCGGTGCGCGGTACTCGATGTGCATCTTCCTCCCGACGGCACGAGACGGGCTGCGTAGCCTTGCAGACAAGATGGCGTCTGGCACGCCAGGGTTCCTGTTCGACAACCTGCCCAATTGGTCAAGTGAGGTGAAGCTCCGGCTACCCAAGTTCAAGCTGTCCTTCTTCTGCAGCATGAAGAAAGTTCTCAAGGGCTTGGGGCTCCGGGCGGCGTTCAGCGAGGGGGCCGATCTGtctgacatggtggaggaggactcAAGTGGAAACACTGTGCGGCTGCGGGTAGACGATGTGTTCCACAGGGCGGTTGTGGAAGTGAACGAGGAAGGCACCGAGGCGGCTGCATCCACCGCCATGACCTTGGTATTTTTATGCGCCTCCGAGCCCGTTGATTTCGTCGCCGACCATCCATTTGCCTTCTATATAGTGGAGGAGGTTTCCCGTTCGGTGGTCTTCGCCGGCCACGTCCTCGACCCTTCTGAAACCGAGTAAAAGCTATCATGTGTTGAAGATAGATACATGAGCACTTTTGAATTGGCACCATAGATCTACTACGCAGTTTTTTTCCGTTCATTTTAGACAAGACAacttttttcaacaagattttcaacATAAATATTCAGATATATGATCATACTATTTTGATCATAATATTTGCAAAATAAATGTTCTTACGAAAAACAGGGATATCTTCTAGCATTCTTTATCGAATACTAGTATGTGTTTGCTGATATGGAATTTTCTGATGGAAAAAGGTCATTGTAGTTAGTTGTCTGGTTTCATGCTTATGTTAGAATAAACCTTAGGCATACCGTTggtcatccgaggaccaagcaatcacatgagcacgacaccgagatttgttaacaaggttcactgatatggctacatctccggggcctgactatgggcgctcctccccgtgacactgttacaataccgcacccggtcgccctggacgccggtacatgccgccggcttcccctgcgttccggtgctattatgttggcataggttacatcgtgtgtctacccccgctatatatgagaggtctaggatacaagtgtcctacttggacacgtcTCCGTAtcatatctaaacacaatacaactacaagtccaactgtaacctaccttgtacacaatattcgacacaactctaacaaactccaccttggcgaatattctctaccaccttgaattcgtcaatgcatcaaacttccatgtacattggacttgagcttatcccgtgagtaccgctgctactccaaagacttcatgtgactccacctgcaacttgtagtcccttcttttcttgaccatagTCAACACtcaagcaaaattaagttccttgttactctagtttgtgctcccaactttcagagtatcagtccaacgccatcacatactgatcactgacctgcgtgaaaataaacaactcacatattgggcgTCACACGTAAGAGTTACCTGAACTTAACATCACCGCTtctttcttgaccgtctgtctgaaatttgaaggaatttcaccattgcttatagtcatcccgagtcaaattcgcagttgcctcaccacatgtatgaccaccagagccctggcccgtctccatgtcccgtgctaaccgcacgcctcgccgctatgaccgcgtcgagcctccgctgtcccggtcgagtctcaagggtcgcgaacccacaccactcaacccccactgcagagtaccaccgatcatcaccgaccgatgacgagtttcatgcttccatcagaccactgggctccagtccgaattacgtgtcactcgcttttcccccttgctgaataggctttgattccctggatccttacaccgtagcccctcaatccagctccaccttcaaca
This window of the Triticum aestivum cultivar Chinese Spring chromosome 5D, IWGSC CS RefSeq v2.1, whole genome shotgun sequence genome carries:
- the LOC123125621 gene encoding serpin-Z2A gives rise to the protein MEKAAGRPSKKARRTSADSGGLAALALRLSNKFSDSKEHEDQNIMFSPLSIYTALGLLAAGARGDTLDEILAVLGATSRDEVAGVMRLVSKHALAADDPSGPLVITSACSVWCHKDLPLKPAYRKAAVKYYKADARAVDFVRKPEDARKEINRWVAKATKKLIIITSVLPRGSVHRDTRLVLTNAIYFKGKWDNAFSKSRTRDHTFHRLDGSTVQVPFMEGSSRDKYFVADRDGFKVLKLPYKKAAKSGGGARYSMCIFLPTARDGLRSLADKMASGTPGFLFDNLPNWSSEVKLRLPKFKLSFFCSMKKVLKGLGLRAAFSEGADLSDMVEEDSSGNTVRLRVDDVFHRAVVEVNEEGTEAAASTAMTLVFLCASEPVDFVADHPFAFYIVEEVSRSVVFAGHVLDPSETE